Proteins from a genomic interval of Lusitaniella coriacea LEGE 07157:
- a CDS encoding Uma2 family endonuclease, giving the protein MVQQLPAEVAPTILYPDSDGQPMSDNTKQFRWIVVIKENFELLFAEDADVFVAGDLLWYPVEGNNKLRQAPDAMVVFGRPKGDRGSYKQWEEGNIAPQVVFEVLSPGNRLKAMAHKLQFYDRYGVEEYYVYDPDDVELIGWVRREGQLDVISEMESWVSPRLGVRFEVASDRIIIYRLDGERFYTFVELAQLREQERQRAERESQRAERERQRAEDAIAQLEALKAQLKAKGIELEE; this is encoded by the coding sequence ATGGTTCAACAACTCCCGGCTGAGGTCGCCCCAACAATCCTCTACCCCGACAGCGACGGTCAACCTATGTCAGATAATACGAAACAATTCCGTTGGATTGTGGTGATTAAAGAAAATTTTGAGTTGTTGTTTGCTGAGGATGCTGATGTTTTTGTGGCGGGAGACTTATTATGGTATCCGGTTGAGGGGAATAACAAATTGCGTCAAGCACCGGATGCAATGGTCGTTTTCGGCAGACCCAAGGGCGATCGCGGTTCTTATAAACAATGGGAAGAAGGGAATATTGCGCCCCAGGTTGTGTTTGAGGTCTTATCTCCGGGAAATCGCCTCAAAGCAATGGCGCATAAGTTGCAGTTTTACGATCGCTATGGAGTGGAGGAGTACTACGTTTACGATCCTGATGATGTGGAGTTAATTGGTTGGGTCCGTCGTGAGGGACAACTCGATGTGATTTCTGAAATGGAGAGTTGGGTGAGTCCTCGTTTGGGGGTTCGCTTTGAGGTCGCCTCAGATCGCATAATTATTTATCGTCTCGATGGCGAGCGCTTTTATACGTTTGTTGAGTTGGCACAATTGCGAGAACAGGAACGCCAACGAGCGGAACGGGAATCCCAACGAGCGGAACGGGAACGTCAAAGAGCGGAGGACGCGATCGCGCAACTTGAAGCCCTCAAAGCTCAATTAAAGGCAAAAGGGATTGAATTAGAGGAATAG
- a CDS encoding patatin-like phospholipase family protein, protein MPQKLAITISGAVSLGSHDAGVLYEVLRAIAQHNKATSKEAEKIEIDVITGASAGAMTACILAQKLLFDRDSLEGGEGGEGGEYDNDLYRPWVEEADIVKLLKFQKGDDPNKSIFSSSAIAQIGYKYLLKRYEDGNLVQNPHPAAAESIHLGMTMSNLNGFDFEQKVTDYRQLKNPDAKSFVYTTHRDWFSTEIKTSDDRKQFWEKIEQIGRSSGAFPFAFQVLEIERDKREEVYRNVKNLPDSPKFNYTDGGIFDNDPLGMAKRLVNRIDIHPNDFENRYYLYISPGPKKSSSNVNFNSENANFINTARALSGAIFTQARFQDWIEINQINASIDRFHQQAIDLKEILTKSSCQRDYFDKVMTELLTILYQEEKDPSPREDDPYSRRGKSQKSDSERLRKQFSNEYDEIHDKTLADTWIKTVQVLEKAAGLGDYDLMKIYAITSEDENLIGEGLSAFVGFLSKEFRRFDYDSGRINAIKSLEELQRLHQSNKSQNLIKVKSQSI, encoded by the coding sequence ATGCCTCAAAAACTTGCAATTACCATTAGTGGAGCCGTCTCACTTGGAAGTCACGACGCGGGTGTTTTGTATGAAGTTCTTCGCGCGATCGCGCAACATAATAAGGCAACCTCTAAGGAGGCTGAAAAAATCGAAATTGATGTCATTACAGGCGCATCAGCCGGAGCAATGACTGCTTGTATCCTGGCTCAAAAACTCCTGTTCGATCGCGATTCCCTAGAAGGCGGAGAAGGCGGAGAAGGCGGAGAATACGATAACGATCTCTATCGTCCGTGGGTGGAGGAAGCTGATATCGTAAAACTATTGAAGTTTCAGAAAGGTGACGATCCCAACAAATCCATTTTTTCGTCGTCCGCGATCGCGCAAATTGGCTACAAATACCTTTTGAAACGATATGAAGATGGAAACCTCGTCCAAAACCCACATCCCGCAGCCGCAGAAAGCATTCATTTAGGAATGACCATGTCAAATCTAAATGGATTTGATTTTGAACAAAAAGTTACGGATTATAGGCAACTTAAGAATCCTGATGCAAAGTCTTTTGTTTATACAACGCATCGCGATTGGTTCTCTACAGAAATCAAGACAAGTGACGATCGAAAACAGTTTTGGGAGAAAATCGAACAGATTGGTCGCTCTTCTGGCGCTTTTCCCTTTGCTTTTCAGGTTTTAGAAATTGAGCGCGATAAGCGAGAGGAAGTTTATCGTAATGTAAAGAATTTGCCCGACTCACCAAAGTTTAATTACACCGACGGAGGTATTTTCGACAATGATCCCTTGGGAATGGCGAAGCGTCTAGTTAATCGAATAGATATTCACCCCAATGACTTCGAGAATCGATACTATCTCTACATTTCCCCAGGACCGAAAAAATCCTCATCCAACGTCAATTTTAATTCAGAGAATGCCAACTTTATCAATACAGCAAGGGCATTGAGTGGGGCTATTTTTACTCAAGCGCGTTTCCAGGATTGGATCGAAATCAACCAAATTAATGCATCAATTGATCGCTTTCACCAACAAGCAATCGATTTAAAAGAGATTTTGACAAAATCATCCTGTCAAAGAGACTATTTTGATAAAGTGATGACAGAACTATTAACTATTTTATACCAAGAAGAGAAAGACCCTTCTCCCAGAGAAGACGATCCCTACTCACGACGAGGGAAATCTCAAAAATCAGACTCTGAACGCCTTCGCAAGCAATTTAGCAATGAGTATGATGAAATTCACGATAAAACGTTAGCTGATACTTGGATCAAAACCGTGCAAGTTTTGGAAAAAGCCGCAGGTTTAGGTGATTACGATCTGATGAAGATCTATGCAATTACCTCAGAAGATGAGAATTTGATTGGAGAGGGATTAAGTGCTTTTGTTGGGTTCCTGAGTAAAGAATTCCGTCGGTTCGATTACGATAGCGGTCGAATTAACGCGATAAAATCGCTTGAAGAACTTCAAAGGCTTCACCAATCTAATAAAAGTCAGAATCTGATAAAAGTCAAAAGCCAATCTATTTGA
- a CDS encoding DUF1830 domain-containing protein, producing the protein MAQIFDPVPDSEVSALLCCYVNATSQIQVARITNIPNWYFERVVFPGQRLVFEALPEALLEIHTGMMASAILSDSIPCERLYVIEETNDDRATSSDSPDNKTQKNSTPVAAVV; encoded by the coding sequence ATGGCGCAAATATTCGATCCCGTTCCTGACAGCGAAGTGTCTGCTCTTCTTTGCTGCTATGTCAATGCAACCAGTCAAATTCAGGTTGCTCGAATTACGAACATTCCGAATTGGTACTTTGAGCGAGTTGTTTTTCCCGGACAACGCCTGGTATTTGAAGCACTGCCTGAAGCATTACTAGAAATTCACACTGGAATGATGGCAAGTGCAATTCTCTCCGATTCGATTCCCTGCGAACGCTTGTATGTCATTGAAGAAACGAATGACGATCGCGCGACGAGTTCTGACAGTCCAGACAACAAGACTCAAAAAAACTCAACACCTGTAGCGGCTGTTGTTTAA
- a CDS encoding vWA domain-containing protein: MKKATLDLNRRISASLLRLRVKSPFFATLALFVRFYPRATIPTAGTDGKDIFYNPDFLASLPPAQLDGVLLHEVLHAALLHVIRRGSRQRQLWNVAADIVVNGAIAEQNCFELPSGTIRDPQLEQFSVEEIYELLLQNPPKNCNCMWDLLDPLGEGNSLDNARKAALEAHWKAALQQALTIARASNQQGSIPPGLQRELGTLTEPQLDWRSYLWRYLVRTPNDFAGFDRRFVGRGLYLETLEGESVQVFIAVDTSGSISDEQMGLFLSEVCGIFNTYPHLTGSLYYVDAEAYGPYPLDAKEIPKPVGGGGTSFVPFFNRVAETWDAQTTGVCVYLTDGYGTFPPEPPELPVLWVVTPGGLPLEQFPCGETVRLLSV; this comes from the coding sequence ATGAAAAAGGCAACACTAGACTTAAATCGACGAATTAGTGCTTCTCTGCTGCGATTGCGGGTAAAATCGCCGTTTTTCGCGACGCTAGCCTTGTTTGTTCGCTTTTATCCCAGGGCAACTATTCCCACTGCTGGAACGGATGGGAAGGATATTTTCTACAATCCTGATTTTTTAGCGTCTCTCCCCCCGGCGCAATTGGACGGGGTTTTGCTACACGAAGTTCTCCACGCCGCCTTGCTGCACGTGATTCGGCGGGGTTCTCGGCAACGGCAATTATGGAATGTGGCGGCGGATATTGTGGTTAATGGCGCGATCGCGGAACAAAATTGTTTTGAACTACCATCCGGCACAATCCGCGACCCCCAACTCGAACAGTTCAGCGTTGAGGAAATTTACGAATTACTGTTGCAAAATCCTCCGAAAAATTGCAATTGTATGTGGGATTTGCTCGACCCGTTAGGAGAGGGAAACAGCTTAGATAATGCCCGGAAAGCCGCCCTAGAAGCCCATTGGAAAGCCGCACTACAGCAAGCTTTAACCATTGCTCGCGCCAGCAACCAACAAGGGAGCATTCCCCCAGGACTGCAACGGGAATTGGGAACCCTCACCGAACCGCAACTGGACTGGCGTTCTTATCTCTGGCGTTATTTAGTCCGAACTCCTAACGATTTTGCGGGGTTTGACCGCCGTTTTGTCGGACGCGGACTGTATCTGGAAACCTTGGAAGGGGAATCGGTGCAAGTGTTTATTGCAGTGGACACCAGCGGTTCGATTAGCGACGAACAAATGGGGTTGTTTTTGAGCGAAGTCTGCGGAATTTTCAACACGTATCCCCACCTCACAGGAAGCCTGTACTACGTCGATGCTGAGGCGTATGGCCCTTATCCCCTCGATGCCAAGGAAATTCCCAAACCTGTTGGCGGTGGCGGTACGTCCTTCGTTCCCTTTTTCAATCGCGTGGCTGAAACTTGGGACGCTCAAACCACTGGCGTTTGCGTCTATCTCACGGACGGTTATGGCACATTTCCCCCCGAACCGCCAGAATTGCCCGTACTTTGGGTGGTTACGCCGGGAGGGTTGCCCTTAGAGCAGTTTCCTTGCGGTGAAACTGTCCGCCTGTTGAGTGTGTAG
- a CDS encoding DUF4079 domain-containing protein — translation MNLPSFLWLWKMAAWSMGFSLLAYFILGGTGLWMWNRRAVRSPRPQWLRPFHYITGIVLVLLVLLLLGIGLVGTVGYYGNLGHSPHLAAGLVVVGLVLISAGSATQIGSWKWARSLHVGTNSLLFLGFVWVLFTGWDVVQKYLPD, via the coding sequence ATGAATCTGCCTTCTTTTCTCTGGCTTTGGAAAATGGCCGCTTGGTCAATGGGATTTTCCTTACTCGCCTATTTTATTTTGGGGGGAACGGGTTTGTGGATGTGGAATCGTCGAGCCGTTCGATCGCCTCGTCCCCAGTGGTTGCGACCTTTTCACTATATAACAGGGATCGTTTTGGTACTGCTTGTTCTGCTGTTACTGGGCATTGGATTGGTGGGGACGGTGGGATATTACGGCAACCTCGGACATTCCCCCCATTTAGCAGCAGGATTGGTAGTGGTGGGATTGGTGCTGATCTCGGCGGGGAGTGCAACGCAGATTGGATCTTGGAAGTGGGCGCGATCGCTACACGTCGGGACGAATTCGCTACTATTTTTAGGGTTTGTTTGGGTCTTATTCACGGGGTGGGATGTGGTGCAGAAGTATCTTCCCGATTGA
- a CDS encoding photosystem II high light acclimation radical SAM protein, producing the protein MEQRVLYVRLPCNPIFPIGVVYLADHIHKIFADIEQRIFDLGTIAPLDFNTALDRAVDEFQPTLLVFSWRDIQIYAPVGGRGGNPLQNAFEVYYAKNPLIRLRGALGGFKVAAAYYGELWRNFGLIRRAIARAKRYNPQAQAVVGGGAVSVFYEQMQHLLPKGTIVSVGEGETLLEKLLKQEDISGERCYIVGETEPRDRMIHEWPTPIEKAACNYDYIQKIWSEFEYYLQEDDFYIGVQTKRGCPHNCCYCIYTVVEGKQVRINPADEVVKEMRQLYDRGIRNFWFTDAQFIPAKKYINDAIELLQKIVNSGMTDIHWAAYIRADNLTPELCDLMVKTGMNYFEIGITSGSQELVRKMRMGYNLRTVLQNCRDLKAAGFNDLVSVNYSFNVIDETFDTIRQTVAYHRELEKIFGVDKVEPAIFFIGLQPHTHLEEYAFKNDIIKPGYNPMSLMPWTAKKLLWNPEPLGSFFGEICLQAWRQNPNDFGREVMKILEERLGSVDIEEALTAPINSTSNRQLSAVS; encoded by the coding sequence ATGGAACAGCGTGTCTTATACGTTCGCCTGCCCTGCAACCCGATTTTTCCCATCGGCGTGGTTTATCTTGCAGACCACATTCACAAGATTTTTGCAGATATCGAACAGCGAATCTTCGATTTAGGAACGATCGCGCCCTTGGACTTCAACACTGCCCTAGATCGCGCGGTAGATGAGTTTCAACCCACCCTCTTGGTCTTCTCTTGGCGAGACATTCAAATTTATGCCCCAGTTGGCGGACGCGGCGGAAACCCGCTACAAAACGCCTTTGAGGTGTATTATGCCAAAAATCCTTTGATTCGCTTGCGCGGTGCGTTGGGCGGTTTCAAAGTCGCTGCGGCGTATTATGGGGAACTTTGGCGCAACTTCGGCTTAATTCGGCGCGCGATCGCGCGAGCAAAACGCTACAATCCTCAAGCACAGGCTGTGGTAGGTGGCGGTGCAGTCAGCGTCTTTTACGAACAAATGCAACACCTCCTTCCCAAAGGAACAATTGTCTCTGTGGGGGAAGGGGAAACCCTCCTAGAAAAACTCCTCAAACAGGAAGATATTAGCGGAGAACGCTGTTATATCGTAGGAGAAACCGAGCCGCGCGATCGTATGATCCACGAATGGCCCACTCCCATCGAAAAAGCCGCCTGCAACTACGACTACATCCAAAAAATTTGGTCAGAATTTGAATACTACCTGCAAGAAGACGACTTTTACATCGGCGTGCAAACCAAACGTGGCTGTCCCCACAACTGCTGCTACTGCATTTATACCGTCGTTGAAGGCAAACAAGTCCGGATCAATCCCGCTGATGAAGTTGTCAAAGAAATGCGACAGCTTTACGATCGCGGAATTCGCAACTTCTGGTTTACCGATGCCCAGTTTATCCCAGCCAAAAAATATATTAACGACGCGATCGAACTCCTCCAAAAAATCGTTAATTCTGGGATGACAGACATCCACTGGGCGGCGTATATTCGTGCCGATAACCTCACTCCCGAACTGTGCGATCTCATGGTCAAAACCGGGATGAATTATTTCGAGATTGGCATCACAAGCGGTTCCCAAGAACTCGTGCGCAAAATGCGCATGGGATACAACCTGCGTACCGTCCTGCAAAATTGCCGGGATCTCAAAGCCGCCGGATTCAACGATCTCGTCTCCGTTAACTACTCCTTCAACGTCATCGACGAAACCTTTGACACCATCCGCCAAACCGTCGCTTACCATCGAGAACTGGAAAAAATCTTCGGCGTTGATAAAGTCGAACCCGCTATCTTCTTTATCGGACTGCAACCCCACACCCACCTCGAAGAATACGCCTTCAAAAATGACATCATCAAACCCGGTTATAATCCCATGAGTTTAATGCCTTGGACGGCGAAAAAACTCCTTTGGAATCCCGAACCATTAGGATCTTTCTTCGGGGAAATTTGCCTGCAAGCTTGGCGACAAAATCCCAACGATTTCGGACGAGAAGTGATGAAAATTTTAGAGGAACGGTTGGGATCTGTCGATATTGAAGAAGCCTTGACCGCACCGATTAATTCAACGAGCAATCGTCAGTTATCCGCCGTTAGTTAA
- a CDS encoding efflux RND transporter permease subunit, whose amino-acid sequence MLLFVNAFIKRPVLTTVCSLVIVLVGAIAGTQLPIAQLPEIAPTQVQVTSTYIGADAQTVENSVTGILEREINGVEGMKYIESNSSDTGTSQITVTFDGSVDKDLAQVNVQNRVAIAEPQLPEAVIQTGIITEKASSSLLLVFGFFAEDDAYDDVFISNYVDLFLLDPLKRVEGVGRAVIFGERKYAMRLWLNPNALASRSLTSQDVANALREQSIQVGVGAIGQQPAPPDQEIQMSLRAQSRFTSAAEFENLVIATGEAGNLIKLKDIGRAELGAQNYDSSVQIRSNPGVGIGIYQLPGSNALEVARKVKATIAELEQEFPPGLTASVAFDTTEFVESSLKEVLFTLLQAISLVILIIFVFLQDWRTTVIPAVTIPVSLIGTLAFLKIFGFEINTLTLFGLVLATGLVVDDAIVVVEAISSKISQGMTPRKAAIEAMGELTGAVIATSIVLMAVFIPIAFFPGTTGKIYQQFALTIAFTVGLSTFNALTFSPTISALLLRRKTSDRSSPLGWFFRKFNAVFSWITQRYRQLLAFFSRAKILVMGLFLAALGLTFWLYQIVPSAFIPAEDQGYFLGILQAPEGVSLNYTQSLMEQVDLEMQKIPEVKTTFMISGFGFDGSGSNKGVFFGTLTPWDKRTDPSQSVEGILGRLNGELQKIPGAFVLALNAPPVQGLSNFGGFEFQLQDRSGGRFEMEDLVGSAYGLIEQGNQQPAIAGSVFTQFSANAPQLEIEIDRDRVKALNIDLNDALTTLGAYLGSQYINDFTYGQRSYRVYIQADPAFRSKTDDINNIYVRSQDGRMISLGNLITTTPITGAQTITHFNLFRAIKLQGQAAPGYSSGQALQAMIQAYQAAAQPGVGYEWMGTALEEISSGGQAPIIFGLGLVMVFLVLAAQYESYIDPIIILLTVPLAILGALSFLALRGLNLDVYAQVGLVMLIGLASKNAILIVEFANQRRAEGANIAKAALEAGEARFRPILMTAISSLVGFFPLVIARGAGSASRWSLGTAVFGGLFIATILSLFLVPILYMVIKNLERRFLQPNQGKQKRQTKIKATPKANLSGSKKARQSSQTLLAGLPPVGRSQRKTKPSTTQVQYKDELPEKVPPSNTQIQRENEGSEISSSNTHIQHESEGSETSSSNTHIQHEGEGSETFSSNTHIQHESEGSEISSSNTHIQHESEGAETSSSNTHIQNKTSSDSTQLQNDNHSNLEDSQ is encoded by the coding sequence ATGTTGTTATTCGTTAACGCATTCATTAAGCGACCTGTCTTAACAACGGTTTGCTCGCTCGTTATTGTATTAGTGGGCGCGATCGCGGGGACGCAATTGCCGATCGCGCAATTGCCCGAAATTGCCCCAACCCAAGTTCAAGTCACCTCAACCTATATTGGGGCGGATGCCCAAACTGTTGAAAACTCCGTAACCGGGATTCTCGAACGAGAAATCAACGGGGTTGAGGGCATGAAATATATCGAATCCAACAGCAGCGACACGGGAACGAGTCAAATTACCGTCACCTTCGATGGTTCGGTCGATAAAGACCTTGCCCAGGTCAACGTACAAAATCGAGTCGCGATCGCAGAACCCCAACTCCCTGAAGCGGTCATCCAAACGGGCATCATCACCGAAAAAGCCTCTAGCAGCTTGCTCCTGGTCTTCGGATTTTTTGCCGAGGATGATGCCTACGACGACGTTTTCATCAGTAACTACGTCGATCTCTTCCTTCTCGATCCCCTCAAACGGGTTGAGGGAGTTGGGCGAGCAGTCATTTTTGGGGAACGGAAATATGCCATGCGCCTTTGGCTGAATCCCAATGCCTTAGCCAGTCGAAGTTTGACTTCCCAAGATGTTGCCAACGCCCTGCGCGAACAAAGCATTCAAGTGGGAGTGGGCGCGATCGGTCAGCAACCGGCACCTCCAGACCAAGAGATTCAAATGAGTCTGCGCGCTCAAAGCCGTTTCACCAGTGCGGCTGAGTTTGAAAATTTGGTCATCGCCACGGGAGAAGCGGGAAATTTAATCAAACTCAAAGATATCGGTCGTGCGGAACTCGGCGCGCAAAACTACGACAGCAGCGTGCAAATTCGCAGCAATCCCGGCGTGGGGATTGGGATTTATCAACTTCCCGGAAGTAACGCCCTAGAAGTCGCCCGTAAAGTTAAAGCGACCATTGCCGAACTCGAACAAGAATTTCCCCCCGGTTTAACCGCAAGCGTCGCCTTTGACACCACTGAATTTGTCGAAAGCTCTCTCAAAGAAGTCCTCTTCACCCTACTACAAGCGATCTCGCTGGTCATTTTAATCATCTTTGTCTTCCTGCAAGACTGGCGCACCACAGTCATTCCCGCCGTCACGATCCCCGTCTCTCTCATTGGAACCCTCGCCTTTCTCAAAATTTTCGGCTTTGAAATCAACACCCTCACCCTCTTTGGTTTAGTGCTGGCAACGGGATTAGTTGTAGACGATGCCATCGTGGTTGTGGAAGCCATTTCCAGCAAAATCTCCCAAGGGATGACCCCTCGCAAAGCAGCAATTGAAGCAATGGGAGAACTCACCGGGGCAGTGATTGCCACCTCCATCGTCCTGATGGCAGTCTTTATCCCCATCGCCTTTTTCCCTGGAACCACAGGCAAAATTTACCAACAATTTGCCCTCACCATTGCCTTTACCGTTGGCCTTTCCACCTTCAACGCCCTCACCTTTTCCCCCACCATCTCCGCCCTCCTCCTGCGCCGCAAAACCTCAGATCGCTCGTCACCTCTGGGCTGGTTTTTCCGCAAATTCAACGCGGTCTTTTCCTGGATTACCCAGCGCTATCGACAACTCCTCGCCTTCTTCTCCCGCGCCAAAATCCTGGTGATGGGGCTATTTTTAGCCGCTTTGGGTTTAACTTTCTGGCTCTACCAAATCGTCCCCTCCGCATTCATTCCCGCCGAAGACCAAGGCTACTTCTTGGGCATTCTCCAAGCCCCTGAAGGGGTTTCCCTCAATTACACCCAATCCCTAATGGAACAGGTGGATTTGGAAATGCAAAAAATCCCTGAAGTTAAGACCACGTTTATGATTAGCGGGTTTGGCTTTGATGGTAGCGGCAGCAATAAGGGCGTATTTTTTGGCACGCTAACCCCTTGGGACAAACGGACTGACCCCTCTCAATCCGTTGAAGGGATTCTCGGACGTTTGAATGGGGAGTTGCAAAAGATTCCCGGTGCTTTTGTTCTTGCTTTGAATGCCCCTCCGGTTCAAGGATTGAGTAACTTTGGCGGTTTTGAATTTCAGTTGCAAGATCGCAGTGGCGGGCGCTTTGAGATGGAAGATTTAGTGGGGAGTGCCTATGGACTAATCGAGCAGGGAAACCAACAACCCGCGATCGCGGGCAGCGTTTTTACTCAATTTAGCGCCAACGCGCCCCAACTGGAAATCGAGATCGACCGCGATCGCGTTAAAGCCCTCAATATCGATCTCAATGACGCTCTCACCACCCTTGGCGCATACCTCGGCTCCCAATACATCAATGACTTTACTTACGGTCAGCGCAGCTATCGGGTGTATATTCAAGCCGATCCCGCTTTTCGCTCCAAAACCGACGATATTAACAACATTTACGTCCGTTCCCAGGATGGTCGCATGATTTCCCTGGGCAACCTCATTACAACCACCCCCATTACCGGGGCGCAAACCATTACCCACTTCAACCTTTTCCGCGCCATTAAACTCCAAGGGCAAGCCGCACCGGGATACAGTTCGGGGCAAGCCCTCCAAGCCATGATTCAAGCCTATCAAGCCGCCGCACAGCCGGGAGTTGGCTACGAATGGATGGGAACCGCCCTAGAAGAAATCTCCTCCGGGGGTCAAGCCCCAATTATTTTCGGATTGGGATTAGTGATGGTCTTTCTCGTCCTCGCCGCCCAGTACGAAAGCTATATCGACCCCATCATTATTCTGCTCACCGTTCCCCTTGCCATCCTGGGGGCGCTGTCCTTCCTCGCCTTACGAGGGCTGAATTTGGATGTTTATGCACAAGTGGGTTTGGTGATGCTCATCGGTTTAGCGAGTAAAAACGCCATTCTAATTGTTGAATTTGCCAACCAACGACGTGCGGAGGGGGCAAACATCGCTAAAGCTGCCCTTGAAGCCGGGGAAGCACGTTTTCGTCCGATTTTGATGACAGCAATTTCCAGTCTTGTGGGCTTTTTCCCCCTTGTTATTGCCAGGGGTGCGGGTTCGGCAAGTCGCTGGTCTTTGGGAACGGCTGTATTTGGCGGACTTTTTATTGCAACGATTCTCAGCCTTTTTCTCGTCCCCATTTTATACATGGTGATCAAGAATTTAGAACGGCGTTTCTTGCAACCTAATCAAGGTAAACAGAAGCGACAAACTAAAATCAAGGCGACCCCAAAAGCCAATTTGAGCGGGTCGAAAAAAGCACGCCAATCGTCCCAAACTCTCTTGGCTGGATTACCGCCTGTAGGTCGCTCGCAACGCAAAACAAAGCCTTCAACCACTCAAGTTCAATACAAGGACGAATTGCCTGAAAAAGTCCCGCCTTCAAATACTCAAATTCAACGCGAGAACGAAGGCTCTGAAATCTCTTCTTCAAACACTCACATTCAACATGAGAGTGAAGGCTCTGAAACCTCTTCTTCAAACACTCACATTCAACACGAGGGCGAAGGCTCTGAAACCTTTTCTTCAAACACTCACATTCAACATGAGAGCGAAGGCTCTGAAATCTCTTCTTCAAACACTCATATTCAACATGAGAGCGAAGGAGCTGAAACCTCTTCTTCAAACACTCATATTCAAAACAAAACTTCCTCAGATTCCACTCAGCTACAAAATGACAACCATTCCAACCTTGAAGATTCTCAATAA
- a CDS encoding helix-turn-helix domain-containing protein → MGRAGKALKQVLDTYNISQNRLAVVMGIGRSNIHRWVNGTTDPVAEAVLEIRDALQQIHPDSATEFIRLYLEGEK, encoded by the coding sequence ATGGGAAGAGCAGGTAAAGCACTCAAACAAGTATTAGACACCTACAACATCAGCCAAAATCGATTAGCCGTTGTAATGGGGATAGGGCGTTCAAACATTCACCGTTGGGTGAATGGAACAACAGACCCCGTAGCTGAGGCGGTTTTGGAGATTCGAGATGCACTACAGCAGATTCATCCAGATTCGGCAACGGAGTTCATTCGATTGTATTTGGAAGGGGAAAAGTAG
- a CDS encoding helix-turn-helix domain-containing protein: protein MGKAGKALKQVLDTYNISQNRLAVTMGVRRSNVHRWVNETRDPVAEAVLEIRKGLQKINPEAAVAFIHWYLDDSEDTEER, encoded by the coding sequence ATGGGAAAAGCAGGCAAAGCACTCAAACAAGTCCTCGACACTTACAACATCAGCCAAAATCGATTAGCGGTCACAATGGGCGTACGGCGTTCCAATGTTCACCGTTGGGTGAATGAAACTAGAGATCCTGTCGCTGAGGCAGTCTTAGAAATTCGCAAGGGATTACAGAAGATTAACCCGGAAGCAGCCGTTGCTTTTATTCATTGGTATCTCGATGATTCGGAAGACACTGAGGAGAGGTAA
- a CDS encoding RNA polymerase sigma factor, translating into MFAEQLIADDPEIDVSDDAQRLEQLLLDAEHRRRVERIARKNTQGTALAWQDAMQEVHLKVLQAVRAQKFRYGGVEKFYRWATSVAYNAVIDAVRHERRKDKVGVWKSLDQTLPGTEMVLGETIADELDLFDAVERADLIVRAIAAIEIIDQRHANRGYLQIWNRMVQGKKQTRIAKELGFTQGMVSKRWRELGQYILEELGLLELEAIQQEKKAISVPRSRNFY; encoded by the coding sequence ATGTTTGCAGAACAACTGATTGCGGACGATCCGGAGATAGATGTCTCAGATGACGCTCAGCGACTCGAACAACTCCTACTCGATGCAGAACACCGCAGGCGAGTGGAACGCATTGCGCGGAAAAATACTCAAGGAACGGCTTTAGCATGGCAGGATGCAATGCAGGAGGTGCATTTGAAAGTTTTGCAAGCAGTTCGAGCGCAGAAGTTTCGCTACGGTGGGGTGGAGAAGTTCTATCGTTGGGCAACATCAGTCGCCTACAATGCAGTTATCGATGCGGTACGGCACGAACGACGCAAGGATAAGGTGGGGGTTTGGAAGAGTTTAGACCAAACACTCCCCGGAACGGAGATGGTTTTGGGAGAGACGATCGCGGATGAGTTGGATTTGTTCGATGCAGTCGAACGCGCCGATTTGATTGTACGCGCGATCGCGGCGATTGAAATCATCGACCAACGCCACGCCAATCGAGGCTATCTGCAAATTTGGAATCGAATGGTGCAAGGGAAAAAACAAACCCGAATTGCCAAGGAGTTAGGATTTACACAAGGGATGGTTTCTAAGCGTTGGCGGGAATTGGGTCAATATATTCTCGAAGAATTGGGACTGTTAGAGCTAGAAGCGATACAACAGGAAAAGAAGGCTATTTCCGTTCCGCGATCGCGCAATTTCTATTAG